The Elusimicrobium sp. An273 DNA window TGACTTTGGGCTGACCAAAGTGCTCGGATTCGTAGTTGGGGGCCGCTAATGTCTGAAGAAAAAGCTTGGTACGTCGTGCATACCCAAACGGGGCACGAGGATAAAGTAAGAGAAAAAATTCTGCTTAACATCGAAATCCAAAATTTCGGTGATCGTGTTTTTCAAGTATTGGTTCCCACCGAAGAAGTCGTTGAAGTCAAACAAAACAAGAAAATTTTGCGCAAACGGAAGTTTTTCCCTGGCTATGTGCTGGTGCAGATGAAAATGACCAGCGAAGCGTATTGGTTTATTAAAAGCATTACGGGCGTAACCGGCTTTTTGGGCGATCCCAACCCGGTGCCGCTGCCGGAAGAAGAAATTGCCGGCATCGTAGAACTGACGGACAACACCTCCGGCAAACCCAAACACGTGGTGGAGTTTGAACGCGGCGAAAGCGTACGCATTACCGAAGGCCCGTTCAAACACTTTATTGGTGTAGTGGAAGACGTCAACGAGCAGAAGAACAAACTGAAGGTGATGGTAACGGTCTTTGACCGCGCCACCCCGGTGGAAGTGGACTTCCTGCAAGTGGAAAAGAACTAGATTTTACCGCAGTAAAGCAGTAAAAAATATGGAGTAACGACAAAATGGCAAAAGAGAAAAAAATTAAAGGTTACATCAAGCTGCAGATTCCCGCTGGCGCTGCCAACCCGGCCCCGCCTGTGGGCCCGGCTTTGGGCCAGCATGGTGTAAACATCATGGAATTCTGCAAACAATTCAACGCCAAGACGGCGAAAATGGAAAAAGGGATCAAGATCCCGGTCATCATTACCGTTTACGAAGACCGCTCTTTCACCTTTATCACCAAGATGCCGCCTATGGCCGTGCTGATTATCAAGGAACTGGGCCTTGCGAAAGGATCCGGTGCTCCGCACAAAGATAAAGTCGGCAAGATCACCCAAGCCCAGTGCGAAAAAATCGCCGCGCAGAAACTGCCCGATTTGAACACGAAAGACATCAAACAGGCGGCCGAGATGGTAAAAGGCACCTGCCGCAGCATGGGTGTGGACGTAGTAAAATAAATTTAAACTGAGGGAGGGCGACAACGCCCGTTACAACCTAAGGAGTATTTCAGATGGGAAAAAGAATGCAAGCCGCTCAAAAAGCTTACGATAAGTCCAAAGTTTACACGTTGGAAGAAGGCGCCAAGATCGTAAAAGAAAACGCCAAAGCCAAATTCGACGAAACCGTTGAAATCCACGTGAAACTGGGCATTGATACCAAAAAAGCCGACCAACAGGTGCGCACCACGGTGGCTTTGCCGCATGGTACGGGTAAAACCAAACGCATCGCGGTCATCGCCAAAGGCGAGCATGTGCAGGAAGCGCAGGCCGCCGGTGCCGACAGAGTGGGCTGTGAAGACATTGTGGACGAAGTCTTGAAAGGCAAAATTGACTTTGACGTGCTCGTGGCCACGCCGGATACGATGAAAGACCTGGCCAAAGCCGCCAAAATCTTGGGCCCGCGCGGACTGATGCCGAACCCGAAAAGCGGTACGGTGACGTTTGACCTGGCCAACACCATCAAAGCCTTGAAAGCCGGACGCATTGAATTCAAAGCCGATGCTTATGGTATCGTGCACGCCATTATTGGCAAAGCGTCTTTTGACGCCGCCAAATTGGTGGAAAACGCAAAAGCCGTTATGGACACTATCCTTCGCGTAAAACCGAGCACCTCGAAAGGGATCTATGTACAGAGCATTTCGTTAAGCTCTACCATGGGCCCGGGTGTATTCGTTACCCATAAATAGTTGTTCTCTTTTGCATAAAAACCCCGCTTTCCGGCGGGGTTTTTTGTTGTATTTTCCTGCAGCTTTTCCGCGTTTTGGGTGCACAAAATCCGCTTGCGGCGCAGCCGGCTTCTTGTTACAATGAAAAGATAGAACCCTATGCGCAAATGGCGGCTTCTTTTTTTCTTTCTCAGTGTAGCCTCGGCCGTTTCCGCCCAGCCGGGCGGCCCGGCCTGGGGCAAACAACTGGTGCGGGTGCTGGGGCCGACGGCCGCCCGGCAGACGGCGGTTGTGCCCGCGCCCAAACTGGAACGAGCCCTTCAAACCCAACTGCTGGCCCATACCCGGTGGAAAAACGCCCTTCCCTTAAAAGCAGATCTCTACTTGCCGGCGCGCAGTATGGCCGTCAAAAGTTCGCCTTCAATCCTTCCCGCCAGCGAGGCGGATGCTTATTTTAATTACATAAACGACCAGTTGGCCGCCGTGTGGCAAAGCGTAACCGAGCGGGATATCGCGCTTTTGCAGCATTATAAGACTGATATTTTAAAATCCCTGCACGTGCGTTTGCCCCGTCAGCCGGTGCAGTATGCCGCGCTGATTCCGCCCCAAGCCAAGTACATTGCCGTGGGGGAAGAACACGGCTTTGCGCCGCTTCGCAAAGCTTTTGAAGAACTGGTGCTGGGCTACCGGCACATGTATCCGGAGCGAAAAATTATTGTGTTAACGGAGTTTGTGTTTGACAGGACGCTTCCGCTGTCTGAAAAAACGGGGGAACCGGTGTCGCTGTTGGGGCTTAAATACCGGCGGGTCAGTGCGGATTTTCGGTTTTTGGAGAAATTTGTCAAACGAGGCATAGACGTCATCGGGCTGGAAGATGAACGCTATTTCCGCAGTCATCAACGGCTCATTACGCCCGTTTTCCGCCAGGTGGAATCGGTGTATGGCATGAAACAGCGCAATGAGCATTGGCGCGAAATTATCGAACAAGTACGCCGCCGGGAGCCGGAGGCCGTGTTTTTTGTCTATACCGGCAATATGCACGTGCATTACCGGGCGCCGTACTCGCTGGCGAGGGCTTCTTCACAGGTGTTTGTTCTTCAATTTTTTGCGGGGGAACTGGGCCGCGATTTGCCTTTCGGGGCCGTTATGCAAAAAGAACCTTTTGCCCGCACGGAAGGCGATGCCCGCTATCCTACCGTTCTCTCCTGGCCGCAGGCCAGCCCGTATCGCATGTTAAGCGGGTTTGACGCGGGGCTTATTTTTCCGGTATCGCAATAGCTTTTAATTTACTATCATAAACAGAAGAACAACTATGTGGAAAACGATTGTACTTTTAACCTGTTTGCTGGGCGCCGCTCCCGTTTGGGGGCAGGTGAGCGTGATTTCGGTTACGGATGAAGATAGACATACCCGCAAAGAGGACTTTTATCATACCTTTGAGTATTATATTACGCCCACGGGGGAAAAAGCGGCTTCCGTCAGCAAATGCCAAGCCACCCGCATCGGGCGCCGCTGGTTTGCCACGGCGGCCCACTGCGTACAGCAGAACTGCCAAAACGGGTGTCTGATTCAAATGGATTTACTGGAACAGCCCGTTTCGGCCCTGGCCCGCGTGACGCACTCCGCCAAGAAACCGGCCGTGTTTGTGCATCCGGACTTTTCCCCGCAGAAAATAGTCAAAAACGATTTTGCCCTCATCCGCTTGGATTTAGACCGCGCTCCGATTACTTATTACCGCCGCGCCGGCGGAAAACAAAAAAACAACCTTGCCCTTACCCGGGCGCAGTTTGATGCGTTTTTGCGGCAAAACCTGCAGGCTTCGCGCCAATACCGGCGCATTGTAAGCCCGGAGTTTCCGCCCCTTGTGTTGTTTGACGACGGTAATTATGTAATTGACCGGGATCTGTCGGTCATTTCCATTTTTGGCGGAAAGCGGGAAATCAAGCCCGATCCTTACCCGGTGTATTACGTCAAAGCGCTGGGATTTGCCTATACGCATAATTTCGGTATCCGCAAAGGGATGAGCGGGTCTGGCGTGATGAGCAACACCGGGGAGCTGGTGGGCATTATTTCGGCCAATTTAACTTCTGTCCGCGGGGTGGGCAATAAAGCCGCGCGGAAGGAAGAGTATTTTATGTTCCCGGTGTTTAATGCGGAAATTGCTTCTTTTATGGAAAGCGTAATGGGCAGCGATTATTATAAATTGGATTGGAAGGATGCCTTTCCTGATTTTGTCCGCAAATCCCAGCGGGATTTTTCACCCGTGGTACAGGCCGTAGAGTGGGTGGATACCCATACGGGGGCCCGTTAACGTAAAAAAGGCGCTTTGAAAAGCGCCTTTTTGAATAGCTTTTATTTCAGTTTGGCCTGGCGCCGCGCCCGGCGTTTTTCCAGACGCTCCTGCTTGGTTTCGCGCCGTTTATACCCGGCGTGTTCGGGTGCGGTGGGGGCTTCGTTGTCAAAATCCCCGTTCCATTCAAATTCCCGCCCGCCTACGACCAAGGTGTCTCCGTCTTGCACGCCAAATTTAAGGAGTGCCTTTTCCAGACCAATTTTCTTAAAAATCCCGCGCAGCCGGGCCACGGCTTCGGGCTGGTTGAAATTGGTCATGGCGATAAATTCCACCACTTTTTTGCCGGTAATGTGGATGACCTCTTCTTCATCGCGGGAGATGGAAAAAATGGGTTCCACCTTGTGCACCGCCGCCGTTTGTTCTGGCTCCAGCGGCATTTCCACCGGGGTAGAAGCCAAAATTTTTACCACTTCGTCCAGTACCGCGTTTACGCCTTCGCCCGTCGCGGCGGACATCAGCATTACTTTGTGCTTTTTAAATTTCTTTTTCAGCGTTTCATACGCTTTTTGGGCGGAAGGCAAATCCATTTTGTTGACCACGATAATGCGCGGTTTTTCAAACAATTTTTTGTCAAACGTTTTCAGTTCGTTTTCAATTACTTTGACGGACTTCTCCGCATTCATTCCGTCAAATCCTTCCGGATCCACCAGGTGCAGCAGCACGCGGGTGCGCTCAATGTGTTTTAAAAATTGGTATCCTAACCCCTTTCCTTCGCTGGCGCCTTCAATAATGCCGGGAATATCGGCCGTGGCAAAGCTGACGTTTTTGTGAAGCGTAATGCCCAGGTTGGGGTTCAGCGTCGTGAACGGATAATCCGCAATGCGCGGGCGCGCGGCGGAAATGCGGCTTAAGAAAGTGCTTTTGCCCGCGTTGGGGAAGCCGACCAGTCCCAAGTCCGCCAATACTTTTAATTCCAAAATAAGGGTTACTTCTTCGCCGGGCTGTCCGTTTTCGGCAATGTGCGGGGCGGTGTTGTTGCGCGTTTTAAACGATTGGTTCCCGCGGCCGCCCATGCCGCCTTTGGCAACGGTAAATTCTTGGCCGGGCTTGGTCAGATCGGCTAAGATATGGCCGTCCTGTTTGACGATCGTCCCGCAGGGAACAAGCACAATGCGGTCTTCTCCGGCGCGGCCGGTTTTGTTGTAGGTGCCGCCCTTTTCGCCGTTTTGGGCTTCAATGTGCGGGTTGTAGGCCAGCTCCAGGAGCGTGGTTAAATTGGGTTCGGCGCGCAGGATCACGTCGCCGCCTTTGCCGCCGCAGCCGCCGTTGGGGCCGCCGAATTCAATAAATTTTTCGCGGCGGAAAGATAAACAGCCGTCGCCGCCTTTGCCGGCGGTAACGTAGATTTTAACACGGTCTAAAAAACTTCCCGATTGCATAGTTCCTCTTTCGCCGCGCTTATTTGTTGCGGCGGATAAAAATTAAATGGTTTCGTCCTGCATCAGCGCTTGCGCCAATAACTTTTTGGATAACGTGCGCTTGGCTTTTTGGCGCGCGCGTTTTACTTTGGCGCGGGTCGGCGTTTTGGCGCAGGGGTAAGCCCATTCGTCTTGGCTTACGTGTAATTCGTCTTTCTTCATAAATTGTACCAAACAATAAAAATTTTGCGTCGGTCTGCCATAAAAAAAGCGGCAGGATTTGTTCCTGCCGCTTTTTTAAACTGTGAAGCTTATTTGTCCGCTTCGGCCTTTTTGGCTTTGGCGGGCGCCTTTTTGGCGGCCGGTTTTTTGGCAGCCGGTTTGGCGGTTTTGGCAGCTGCTTTTTTGGCAGGAGCCTTGGCTTCTTCTTTGGTTTCCGCAACTTTCGGGTACACGGAAATCTGCTTTTTGCCTCTCTTCACCCATTCAAAGGTTACAATGCCGGCGACGCGGGCAAAAAGGCTGTCATCGCTGCTTCTGGAAACGTTGGTACCGGGCAAGAATTTGGTACCGCGTTGGCGCACGATGATTTCCCCAGCGTTTACAAACTGGGAGCCGTAGCGTTTAATACCTAAACGCTGGCCGTGGCTGTCTCTTCCGTTGGAGGAAGAACCTTGTGCTTTTGTATGTGCCATAGTTTAGTCTCCCAATTTATGCTAACTGGATATCCGTGATTTTAATTTGCGTTAAATCCTGTCTGTGGCCGATGGTTCTTTCGTAACCTTTTTTCGGTCTTTTCTTAAAAACGAGGATTTTCGGACCTCTCAAATGTTTGACCACTTGAGCGGTGACCTTGGCCGTGTTACCGGCTTTGGCATCTGCCGAGGTACCTTCTTCGTCGGCGGCCCAGAGCACTTTGAGTTCCACGCTCTCGCCCGCTTTCGCGTCCAGTTTTTCAACCTGCAGATCTTGACCGGGTTTTACCCAGTACTGTTTTCCACCAGTTTCAATAATTGCGTACATAAGTTTATTATACCAAATAAAGAGACAACACCCCACGCCCTCGCCTTTTGGGCCGGGCGGAAGAGGGTTGCTCTCCCTTAATTTGTATATATATTATAACATAATTCGCTCCGTTTGGCTGCAAAACGGCAGGCATACGGGAAACGGAGCCGTTTCAAAAGGAGCAGTCGTGCAGGGAGAGTGTAAATTTAATAAAATATAAAAAAGAGATTTTACAGCAAAGCTGCAGGATTATGCCTACTAAAATGAAAGAAGATTATTATCAGATACTTGGTGTAGAACGTACGGCGTCGGAAGTGGAAATCAAATCCGCTTTCCGCCGGCAGGCGATGAAATACCACCCCGACCGCAACCCTGGCAACAAAGAAGCCGAAGAACAATTTAAAAAAGTAAACGAGGCTTTTTCCGTACTGTCCGACCCGCAGAAAAAACGGATGTACGACCAATACGGGCACGAAGGCGTTTCGGGCGCGGGCGGATTTGGCGGGTTTAACGCCGGCGGATTTGGAGACATCAACGATATTTTCGGTTCCGTTTTCGGCGATATTTTTGGCGGTGGTTTCGGCGGCGCCAGACGGCAAAGCCCCCGGCCGCAGCGCGGGGAAGATTTAAAGCTGGACGTTACGCTTACGCTGGAAGAAGCGTTTATGGGCAAAGAAGTGCCGGTGGACTACACCCGCATGGACAATTGCTCCGCGTGCGACGGCACCGGTGCCGCGCCCGGCAGTGCGCGCAAAACCTGCCGCTCCTGCAACGGAACGGGAACGGTTACCTATTCCCAGGGATTTTTCAGCATGCGACAAGTATGCCCCGACTGCGGCGGCAAAGGAACTGTGGTGGAAAAACCCTGCCCCGAATGCCGCGGAAGCGGTACAAAACGCGTGAAAGAAAAAATTACCGTTAAAATTCCGTCCGGGGTGCGCTCGGGTGTTACGCTGCGCGTTTCCAACGGGGGCGATATCGGCACCAACGGCGGCGGCTTTGGCGATTTGTATGTAGAAGTGCACGTCAAAGAGCACAAAATTTTCAAACGCCAGGGGGATGATTTGGTAATTGACGCCCAAATCACCTATCCGCAGGCGGTGCTCGGCGGCAGCATTAAGGTTCCCACCATTGAAGGAAAAGAAGTGGAATTGACGATTCCGAAAGGCACGCAATTCGGTTCCACGCTTAAACTGCAGGGGAACGGCATGCCGCGCCTGGGCAAGAAAGGATTTGGGGACTTGCTGGTAAACATTAAAATTGAAGTTCCCAAAAAACCGACGCCCCGCCAGAAGGAACTCTTGGAAGAGCTGGCCAAAGAAACGGGCGGCAAGAAAAGTTTCTTTCAGGAACTGTTTTCTTAGTAAAAAGCGCAACACAAAAAACGGACGGCAAAAAGCCGTCCGTTTTTTTAGAATCTGTTTGGCTTATTTGATAATGCCTCCGCCCAGGACAACATCCCCGTCGGCATACAGCACGGCCGACTGCCCCGCCGTAACCGAAAGCTGCGGCTCGGCAAATTGCGCCGTAAAAGATCCGTCCCCCAGCACGTGCACCCGCGCCCGAGCGGGAACGTGCAAATTGCGGATTTTAATTTCGCACGAAAAATTTTCCGCCGGCACTTCCCCCGCCACCCAGCTGACGTGGTCTGCCTGCAGCGTGCTTGTGTACAAAGCCTCTTTCGGCCCGATGACCACTTGGTTTTTGGGGGCGTCAATGCGTACCACATACATGGGCGTTTTAAATCCGCTTACGCCCAATCCTTTTCGCTTGCCGATCGTATAGCCCCAAATGCCGTTGTGGCGGGCCACTTTTTTGCCGTCCAGGGTAACAATGTCGCCCGGTTTATTGGGGAAGTTCAGCAAGTCGTTGTAATTGCCGCAATAAAAATCCTGGCTGTCTTCTTTATCGGCCACGGCCAGCCCCGCTTGGCGGGCCACTTCGCGGATTTCGGGCTTTGTTTTTTCGCCCAGCGGGAACAACACGCGGGACAGTTGCTCCTGCGTCAGGCGGTGCAGAAAGTAGCTTTGGTCGCGCGATAAATCTTTGGCTCTTTTAAGCACGTATTTGCCGGCGGCGGGATCGTATTCCACGCGGGCGTAATGGCCGGTGGCAAATTTATCAAACGCAATGCCCTGCGCCTTGGCGGCGGCCGGCAGTACGCCGAATTTAATTAAACTGTTGCACCACACGCACGGATTGGGGGTGCGCCCGCAGGCGTATTCCTGGCGGAAATTATCCAGTACCGTTTGGCGGTATTGTTGGCGGCAGTCCACCGCTAAAAATTCAATATCCAGCTTTTTGGCCAAATTTTCTATTTCGCTGATGTCTTCCTTTTCGGGAGAAAGGCAGGCGTTTTTTTGGTAAGGCCCGTTAGGAACCGGCAGGGAAGGATCCCAAATCAGCATGGTCGCGCCGATGACGCGGTAGCCTTGTTGTTTAAGCAGTACGGCCGCGGCGGCGGAGTCCACCCCGCCCGAAAGGCCGATGAGTATTGTCTCTTTTTCCATCAGAAACCTCGTAAAAGAAAATTGTACTTAAGGTTGAAAGCCAAAAGGACACTATATTGTAGTATTTTCGGCAGCGGAGCGGAACGGCAGAAAAAACCCCGCTGCAGCGTGCGGGGCATTAAAATAATTTCTTTTTTTCGCCGGCTGGCACATCGGCCGTTTGCGGCTTAGGCTGGTTGACCGAAATGTTGGCGTAGAGCTTGCGCACGGAAGGATAAATCTTTTTAAACGCCGCCACGACGTGCGGGTCAAACGATTTGCCGGACTCGCCTAAAATATAGGCGTAGGCTTCGTCCGTGGGCCAGGCTTTTTTGTACACGCGGAAGACGCACAGCGCGTCAAACACGTCCGCCACCGTAATGATGCGCGCCTCTATCGGAATTTCTTCTCCTTTAAGCCCTTTGGGGTAGCCGGAGCCGTTCCATTTTTCGTGGTGGTAGCAGGCCATTTTGTGCGCGATTTTTAATACTTTAGAATGCGCCCCTTCCAAAATGCGTCCGCCGTAAATGGTGTGGGATTTCATAATTTCAAATTCTTCCGGCGTCAGCTTGCCCGGTTTAAGCAGGATGTTGTCCGCCAGCGCCACTTTGCCGATATCGTGCAACGGGCTGGCGTTTTTAATAAGTTCGGAATCTTTTTTGCTCATGCCCAGCGCCAAGGCCAGCAAGTAGGAAATAATGCTGATGTTTTTTAAATGGGCGCGGGTGTCTTGCTGGTCGCGGTATTCGGCCGTAACGGCCAGGCGGTAAATCGTTTCCAGCTGGGCAACGTGTACGTCTTGGTAAAGCTTGGCAATTTCAATGGCGCTGCCGGCAAATGTGGCCAGCAAAAGCAAAATGCCTTCGTCTTTTTTGTCAAAGGCGGTGCCGTCTGATTTATTAGCCACTTGGAAAACGCCCAACACTTTGCCGGAATTGTTTTTAAGCGGAATAGCCAGCATGGAATGGGTGCGGAAATCCGTAACCATATCCACGTCCATGGAAAAGCGGGGGTCTTCGTAGGCGTTGGGGAGGTTGATGGTTTCGCCCGTGCGGGCCACCAGCGAAATTACGCCGTTGCCGTTAAGCGGCACGCGGATTTCGGTATGTTCCAAGCCGCGGCCTTGGGCAATTTTAGACCAGAGTTCGTTTTTTTCTACGTCTTTTAAATAAATGGTGCACCGGCCGACATCCAGCATTTTGGTAATTTGTTGGCCGATAATGTCTAGCAATTTATCCAAGCGCAATTCACACGAAATACGCGCCCCAAACTCTACCAGCAAGTTTAGCTTTTCTTCGGCAGAAAGCTTGCTGTTTTCCGGCTTGAAAGATTGCATAGCCTCACCCGTTTAAGCGTACTAAGTGGTCTGCCTGGGCGTGCGGGTAAAAACGTTTTAAATAAAACCCCAGCTCCAAGGCAGACAGCCCTGACAAAGTAAACACAGTCCCTGTCTGTGTTCGGGCGATGCTCCGCACGGCCTGCATACAAATGGGCTCCGCCCAATCAGGCCGCACGAAACTATAACCGAACGCGGGCGTGTCCGCGTCCTTATACCAACACTCTACAAAATTTTTCTTAAATTGTGTCTTTAATATTTTTTGCGCCCGGTCAAACACTTCTCCCTCTCGGGAAAACAAGGCGGAATAATCCAGCCGCACGTTTTTTTGTTCCGCTTTTTGCGGGCGCGGTTTTAAAATGTCGGTTACAAAACACACGCACGCCGCAAACCGCCGGGCTTGCTTTTGCAAGGAGGGCCAGCGGTCAAATAATTGCGGGGCGCTGCGGAAAAACAGGTACACGTCAATGCTGTCCGTCAGTACGGGCAGGCGGCCGCCGGCGGTGTGTTGGTGGCGGCGGATCAGCCGGCGCAGCAAGCGGCGGCTTTGGCGCAGGTCGCCATACACATATTCAAACAGGCCGCTGGGGGCGTTCCAAACTAAAACCGAATGTTTTTGGGCGGCTTGCGCCAGCACCGAGGCGCCCAAATCGGGCATCAGCCATTGGGCTTCCAAAGAAGGCAGGTAAATAAGCGTAGGGTTTTGGACGGGGGAAAGCGTCTGTTGCAAAAGTTGTTTGCGTTCTTTTTCGTGCAAGGCGCGGGGCAGAATATCGTCCGCGTGGCGAATCCAGGACAGAGGCGGCAGCGCTAAAAGCCCGCTCATGCGCATTAGGCGCACCGCGCCCATGCGCCGAAGCACGCGCGCCGTTTGCACGAGAAACGCAAATAATCGGGGCCTGCGTGCGCGGCAGGAGAGTAAAAAGTGCAGTCCGCCCGGCAACCAGCGGCCGCCTAATGCACGGCGCAGTTCCAGCATATGTTGTGCCGTCGGAATTTTGCCGGCGCAGGCTTGCGTACAGCGGCCGCAAAGCAGGCAGCTGGCGGCCAGTTCTTGAAGCAAGGCGCGGTTTTGAGCCACAGTTATTTTGCGCTCCATCAGCAGGCGCACCGCTTGGTTTCGCCCACGCGGGGAAAACGTTTCCTGCGCGCTTAGCAGATACGTAGGGCAAGCCTGCTGGCAGCTGCCGCAGCGGTTGCAAAAGGAAACGGAATCGTACACGCTGCGCTCGCCAAAAGGGGTTTGCAGGGAAGAAAGATGTTTTTTAGGGGCGTTCGGATCTAATTGAGGAACGAAAAAATCAGTCATTTTCTTCTCCTTTTAACGCGGGGAACAAATCATTCGGATCCAGCTGTTTTTTAATCGCCCGCCACAGCGCGTTGGCCGGCGCCTGCACAAACGGAAGCACGGGCACGGAAGCAACCGGCTGGGCAAAAATTTTAAAAGTAAGCCGAGTCACGATGCCCAGCGTGCCCTGCGAGCCTGCAAACAAACGGGTCAAGTGGTAGCCGGCGGCGTTTTTCATGAGTTTGCCGCCGTAGCGCACGAAAGAGCCGTCCGGCAGCAGGGCTTCCAGCCCCAACACATGGGAATAAAAATCCGGCATGCATCCGGAGCAAAACGCGCCCCCCAGCGAGCCTTTGCCGGCGGGAAGCGCGCAAAAAACCTGTTCCTGCTGCAAGGTCTGCACAAGTGCCGCAAGCGGCACGCCCGCCTCGGCGGTAGCCGTGTAGTTGGTTTTATCAATTTCTATCACGCGGGCAAGCGTTTGGGTACTGAGCGTATTTTGGGCGGTTGTTTGCAAACGGGTGTTTTGCCCGATCGGGATGCAGGGCGCCTGGGCCTCTTTGCGGCGCAAAACGGCGGAGGCCAGCGCGGCCATGCGTGCGTCGGGCGCCGCCGCGGGGCGGGCCTTTTCGGCGTAGTTTACCGGAATTAATTTAAGGGGGTTTGCCAGTTGGCGCGGATCCAGCGCTTGCTTGATTTGCCGGAACAAATCCAGGGTGGGCTTATCGTACTGATAAGCCATCACGGCCCGTTTTTCTACGCCCACGCCATGCTCCCCGGACACGGTTCCGCCGCAGTCCACGCACGCCTGCAGAATTTCTTTCAGCGCGCGGGTAACGTGCACAGTTTCGGGCTTGTTGCGCTCGTCAAACACGATTTGCGGGTGAAAATTGCCGTCTCCGGCGTGGAAGAGCAAACTGGCCACAATGTGGTTGTCGTCTAGAATTTGCCGCACTTTTTTTAATGCGCGCGGCAGTTCGCTGCGGGGGACGGTTCCGTCTCCCACCATCACGTTGGGCGCCAGCCGCGCCATCGCCGCGTAAGCCGCCCGGCGGCCAAACCACAGTTTTTGGCGTTCGGCTTCGGTGCGGGCCGGGATAAAATGCTGGGCTTTGTTCTTTAGGCAAATTTCTTCCAGCTCTTTTTCTTCTTTTTCAATTTGAGCCGGTTTGCCGTCCAGCTCCAAAATAAGCAGGGCCTGCGCGTCCAGCGGGTAGCCGGCATGGGCAAATTCTTCCACCGCGCGGGTGGTGATTTGATCCATGGCTTCCACGCAGCGCGGGATAATCCCCCGTGCCACTAAATCGCTGACGGTTTGCACACTGTCTGCCAGTGAGGGGAACGTAACCAAAAAAGTTTTGATGTGTTTGGCGGCCGGCAAAATGCGCACTTGTAGCCGGGTAATAACGCCCAAAGTGCCTTCGCTTCCGGCCAAGAGGCCAATCCAATCCGGCCCGCCTTGCCTGCGGGAAACCGACACGGGCGTTCCGTCCGCAAGCACCACTTCCGCGGCCAGCACATGGTCAATCGTGCCGCCGTATTTCATACAGCGCGCCCCGCTTGCGTTTTGGGCCAAATTGCCGCCCACGGTGCAGACGCGTTCACTGGCGGGATCGGGCGCGTAGAAATAGCCCAGCGGCGCCAAGCGGTCTTGCAGATCCCCGGTAATTACGCCCGGCTGTACCCACGCCCAGCCTTCCCGGGTGTTGATTTGCAGAATATGCTTAAGCGCCGTTAAATTTAAAATGACCCCGCCGTTTAAAGCCGTGCAGCTGCCGGCGTGGTTGGTGGCGCTGGCGCGGGGGACAAA harbors:
- a CDS encoding HD domain-containing phosphohydrolase, producing MQSFKPENSKLSAEEKLNLLVEFGARISCELRLDKLLDIIGQQITKMLDVGRCTIYLKDVEKNELWSKIAQGRGLEHTEIRVPLNGNGVISLVARTGETINLPNAYEDPRFSMDVDMVTDFRTHSMLAIPLKNNSGKVLGVFQVANKSDGTAFDKKDEGILLLLATFAGSAIEIAKLYQDVHVAQLETIYRLAVTAEYRDQQDTRAHLKNISIISYLLALALGMSKKDSELIKNASPLHDIGKVALADNILLKPGKLTPEEFEIMKSHTIYGGRILEGAHSKVLKIAHKMACYHHEKWNGSGYPKGLKGEEIPIEARIITVADVFDALCVFRVYKKAWPTDEAYAYILGESGKSFDPHVVAAFKKIYPSVRKLYANISVNQPKPQTADVPAGEKKKLF
- a CDS encoding (Fe-S)-binding protein produces the protein MTDFFVPQLDPNAPKKHLSSLQTPFGERSVYDSVSFCNRCGSCQQACPTYLLSAQETFSPRGRNQAVRLLMERKITVAQNRALLQELAASCLLCGRCTQACAGKIPTAQHMLELRRALGGRWLPGGLHFLLSCRARRPRLFAFLVQTARVLRRMGAVRLMRMSGLLALPPLSWIRHADDILPRALHEKERKQLLQQTLSPVQNPTLIYLPSLEAQWLMPDLGASVLAQAAQKHSVLVWNAPSGLFEYVYGDLRQSRRLLRRLIRRHQHTAGGRLPVLTDSIDVYLFFRSAPQLFDRWPSLQKQARRFAACVCFVTDILKPRPQKAEQKNVRLDYSALFSREGEVFDRAQKILKTQFKKNFVECWYKDADTPAFGYSFVRPDWAEPICMQAVRSIARTQTGTVFTLSGLSALELGFYLKRFYPHAQADHLVRLNG
- a CDS encoding FAD-binding oxidoreductase — protein: MKIPPTALKRLRHIAGAENVLTDELSLSLYAYDCSLSRTRPDAVIHITREEMVSPVLKTLYQYKIPFVPRASATNHAGSCTALNGGVILNLTALKHILQINTREGWAWVQPGVITGDLQDRLAPLGYFYAPDPASERVCTVGGNLAQNASGARCMKYGGTIDHVLAAEVVLADGTPVSVSRRQGGPDWIGLLAGSEGTLGVITRLQVRILPAAKHIKTFLVTFPSLADSVQTVSDLVARGIIPRCVEAMDQITTRAVEEFAHAGYPLDAQALLILELDGKPAQIEKEEKELEEICLKNKAQHFIPARTEAERQKLWFGRRAAYAAMARLAPNVMVGDGTVPRSELPRALKKVRQILDDNHIVASLLFHAGDGNFHPQIVFDERNKPETVHVTRALKEILQACVDCGGTVSGEHGVGVEKRAVMAYQYDKPTLDLFRQIKQALDPRQLANPLKLIPVNYAEKARPAAAPDARMAALASAVLRRKEAQAPCIPIGQNTRLQTTAQNTLSTQTLARVIEIDKTNYTATAEAGVPLAALVQTLQQEQVFCALPAGKGSLGGAFCSGCMPDFYSHVLGLEALLPDGSFVRYGGKLMKNAAGYHLTRLFAGSQGTLGIVTRLTFKIFAQPVASVPVLPFVQAPANALWRAIKKQLDPNDLFPALKGEEND